The Nocardia sp. NBC_01503 sequence GATGTGCGGACGCTGCTGTGGTTCGGGAACCAGCGCGCCGTCGAATATCACGTGACGCTGTTGCTCGCCGAGAATCTGGCCGACTACTCCGGTGGGCCGACGCATCTCGTACTCGATATCGATCCCGCCCCGGAGCAGCCGTTCACCCAGGTGGTGGGTGCGGCCGAACTGATTCGGCAGGCGCTCGCCGATGACGGACTCGCCGGTGCGGTGAAAACCAGTGGGGCCAAAGGCGTGCACATCTTCGTGCCGGTTCAGGATGTCGATATCGACGATGCCGCCGCGGCCACCCGTGCCATCGCGGCGCGCGCCGAACGGCTCGATCCGGCCCTGGCCACCACCGCCTTCATTCGAGAAGACCGGGGCGGCAAGGTATTTCTGGACTCCACCCGCGCGGGCGGAGCCACGGTGGTGGCCGCCTACAGTCCGCGCATTCGCCCGGGAACCACGGTGTCCTTCCCGATCGCCTGGTCCGATCTGTCGCAGATCCATCCCCGCGAC is a genomic window containing:
- a CDS encoding DNA polymerase domain-containing protein, encoding MGVRDGLKFSSLDSVLFDGAAATKGELIDYLEAVGERLVPALRDRPLSVMRVRPGQEPFMQKNLPKYTPEWVTRVNMWAGSAKREVSYAVCDDVRTLLWFGNQRAVEYHVTLLLAENLADYSGGPTHLVLDIDPAPEQPFTQVVGAAELIRQALADDGLAGAVKTSGAKGVHIFVPVQDVDIDDAAAATRAIAARAERLDPALATTAFIREDRGGKVFLDSTRAGGATVVAAYSPRIRPGTTVSFPIAWSDLSQIHPRDFTIRTAMKELGDRDPWAEHMPAPQTLPADLIEEGHTIPVARVQAMHEGKRRARARRDT